Genomic DNA from Theileria equi strain WA chromosome 4 map unlocalized gcontig_1105316255033, whole genome shotgun sequence:
GAAACTGTGTTCAATGCCTCCCGTATCAATCAAGGTAATTTTATTCCCAAGAAGGTAAAACCTTCCGTGCTTAGCATCTCTGGTAGTACCTGGCTTATCGGAGACTACGGAATTGAAAATGTTCGATATTCCACCTACTCTTGTTATAAGAGCGTTAAAAAGTGACGATTTACCTACATTAGAACGTCCTACCAGGGCAATTAGCATTTTCCTACATATCTACGTAGTTCATGGCGTAATGTGTTAAGAAATTTCTAAATCAGTATCAGGAATATCAAAGTACACAAAAATTAAATCATACTTCAGTCACAAAGCGTGTTTAAAGTAGAGCATACAAGgaataaaaatacaaaaataaaTGGTTGAGTGAAAAAGCAATTGTGTAGGCGCAGCTTTCTATGTTCCATAGAATTTGTATCTTGGGatggaggaaaaggaaTTTGGTTTGCATATATACCACTTTCATTTACAGACAAAGAATTTTGCCGTTCTTTTGCATGATTAGGAGAGTTTACGTCAATATTATCCTTAATATGGGCTTTGGAGGCATATGACGTAAGTATGGGAATTTGTCGGTTCGAAAATGAGGAATAATTCAAGTTACTAAAGCAGTCTATCAgttttttgtaaatttacTGGATATAAGGTTCAAGTTCTCATGTAAGTATTGACTAATAGACTCCCTCAATAAAGACAGGAAGTTCCAATACGGATTCCAAGTATTTTGTTCCGTCATTTCTAACTTGTTCTGTGGTATATTCACATTCTACCTCCTTAAAAAGATCTAGAGCCCTTCTTCTGTTGTATAGGATCCTTGCTTTTGGAAGGACTGTGTTGTATGTTTGATTAATGGCAATGTATAGGGTTTCTACAGCTTCATCATATCTATCCCGTATCTGAAATTCTTTTGCTAACAACTGCGAAATCATTTTATCTACCGTATCATTCAACTCCAGCAGGACATTTAGACCCGTTCGTGCCTGAATTTTCGAAGTAAAACTGCTTTTAGCTAGGAACAAATGCTCATATAAAAGTCGTAAAAGAGGCAAACAGCCCTCGTATGCAACGGGAAATCCTATGGAATTTGCATGCTCTATATTTAATTCAGATATATTATACTCAAATGCGTTTCGAATTATGGTCGGCAGCTCACTATCGCGAAGTTGTCTActccttttcataataCTTCTTTCATAATCAATATCAAAGTCAAGtatatatttttcaaatgcTCTATATTGCTTTTCGTACTCTGCTTTCGTGGTTTGGGGATCTATATCTGCTGATTTAAGTTTGGAGTTACATTCCCCTACAAATTTGTTAACTCTGGATACAATGACTCTTAAAAGTAAAA
This window encodes:
- a CDS encoding hypothetical protein (encoded by transcript BEWA_015160A), giving the protein MMVKSLHKVIPLTSPSESDPLSVNSLSIYEGIRNSNGSIESNCENEDASGSAIDGTISTDTCNVDTNRDRSYEQLNTNQISPGILHSTPILNSSSIPVSSRAIHVSRMQPKNNKRVTDIRHTTTFIEKISHLGDEPASTFTVILPPSPENLSDDELQDLFVRSTSHQDREHIEDSIILLLRVIVSRVNKFVGECNSKLKSADIDPQTTKAEYEKQYRAFEKYILDFDIDYERSIMKRSRQLRDSELPTIIRNAFEYNISELNIEHANSIGFPVAYEGCLPLLRLLYEHLFLAKSSFTSKIQARTGLNVLLELNDTVDKMISQLLAKEFQIRDRYDEAVETLYIAINQTYNTVLPKARILYNRRRALDLFKEVECEYTTEQVRNDGTKYLESVLELPVFIEGVY